A single Myxocyprinus asiaticus isolate MX2 ecotype Aquarium Trade chromosome 50, UBuf_Myxa_2, whole genome shotgun sequence DNA region contains:
- the LOC127439185 gene encoding zinc finger protein GLIS2-like — translation MLSLDEPLNLKITSGHDRTVRTSICAPLQFARARISRASHKSSPDAADKDMSDSSSSTVVDLSLSPSSSPSPPSPIYSRSSWSPATSLLATESESTSYIEDSASPPLGFQFFLPIGGEGPLRLPSSMLIGQHSPEPSGDEQLACRWLKCHLLFDSLQELVDHVNDSHVKPEKNTGYCCHWEGCARKGRGFNARYKMLIHIRTHTNEKPHHCPTCHKSFSRLENLKIHTRSHTGEKPYICPYEGCNKRYSNSSDRFKHTRTHYVDKPYCCKMVGCLKRYTDPSSLRKHIKAHGHTVAQDRATLPRVEGLLRGSRLDAESIAPVYGRGIDVPYPGGAHFVLPGAATSLLGAHALHNLARPIGGHPLDLSMLSPLLGARPVLYPSSGALGLGKVPILYPLLLPLLGLGAGRGEKGVEEEEDVDDDDDEGRVGAGLSSHSWVVIPPGMLFLKQVVST, via the exons ATGCTGTCTCTGGACGAGCCCCTAAACCTGAAGATTACATCCGGCCATGATAGGACGGTCAGAACATCCATCTGTGCACCGCTACAGTTTGCTCGTGCCCGAATATCTCGCGCATCACACAAGTCCAGCCCTG ATGCAGCTGATAAGGACATGTCAGACTCGTCATCGTCCACTGTGGTAGATCTCAGTCTGTCCCCATCCTCCTCTCCCTCACCCCCCTCTCCCATATACAGCCGGTCCAGCTGGAGCCCTGCAACATCTCTGCTGGCCACA GAATCTGAAAGCACCTCTTATATCGAGGACAGCGCTTCTCCGCCTCTAGGTTTTCAGTTCTTCCTGCCAATTGGTGGAGAGGGTCCCCTACGCCTGCCCTCCTCTATGCTGATTGGCCAGCACTCCCCTGAGCCCTCAGGTGACGAGCAGCTGGCCTGTCGCTGGCTAAAG TGCCATCTGCTGTTTGACAGCCTGCAGGAGTTGGTGGATCATGTGAACGACTCCCATGTGAAACCAGAGAAGAACACAGGATACTGCTGCCACTGGGAGGGATGTGCCCGCAAGGGTAGAGGCTTTAACGCCAG GTACAAGATGCTGATTCATATCCGCACTCATACCAATGAGAAACCTCACCACTGCCCTACGTGCCATAAGAGTTTCTCACGCCTGGAGAACCTCAAAATACACACCCGCTCGCATACAG GAGAAAAGCCGTATATCTGTCCCTACGAAGGCTGCAACAAACGCTACTCGAACTCCAGTGACCGCTTTAAACACACGCGAACGCACTACGTGGACAAGCCCTACTGCTGCAAAATGGTGGGCTGTTTGAAACGGTACACCGACCCCAGCTCCCTCCGCAAACACATCAAGGCTCACGGCCACACTGTCGCCCAGGACCGAGCCACATTGCCCAGGGTGGAAGGGCTGTTGAGAGGGAGTAGGTTGGATGCGGAAAGCATAGCTCCGGTTTATGGCCGAGGGATAGATGTACCTTACCCAGGTGGGGCACATTTTGTCCTTCCTGGGGCGGCAACATCCTTACTTGGGGCTCATGCCCTGCACAACCTTGCCAGGCCCATTGGAGGTCACCCCCTGGATCTCTCCATGCTCAGTCCTTTATTAGGAGCAAGGCCTGTGCTTTACCCCAGCTCTGGAGCGCTTGGGCTCGGGAAGGTGCCGATCCTTTACCCCTTGCTGCTACCGCTCCTGGGGCTTGGTGCAGGACGGGGGGAAAAAGGcgtggaggaagaggaggatgttgatgatgatgatgatgagggcAGGGTGGGAGCAGGGTTGAGTAGCCACTCATGGGTTGTGATCCCTCCAGGCATGTTGTTTTTGAAACAGGTGGTGAGCACATAA
- the LOC127439063 gene encoding beta-1,3-galactosyltransferase 2-like, which translates to MEVKIIDRNGWKRYNLGQDKSSHRCHIKKGFILLLALTFLLSAIFYISDYSLKPAMPPNTLYKVVNQIRSYYVVIDIPSAHDNKTLFLAPPPKANQQVQQTATTTNISMRHHDAYPRNYHFILDEPDKCPQQNPFLVLMVPVAPHELEARSAIRSTWGKESSVQGNAVMTLFLVGLSEGAENDKVQQQLQEESQQHRDLLQSNFVDTYVNLTIKTMVIMDWLATRCPQASYGMKVDSDIFLNVENLMTLLLAPNTPRQNYITGIVMWNRPVIRNKDSKWYVPEELYPEPIYPTYLLGMGYVFSNDLPKKLVEVSKDIKPFNIEDAYVGACLKRLSISPSNPPDSSQFRAYLGTYKREEFMRVITTILNSPQQLIDFWQDVKRLT; encoded by the exons ATGGAGGTAAAAATCATCGACAGAAATGGCTGGAAGAG ATACAATCTGGGTCAGGATAAATCTTCACACAGGTGTCACATTAAAAAAGGTTTCATTCTGCTGCTTGCATTGACATTCTTACTGTCtgctattttttacatttccGATTACTCGCTAAAGCCAGCTATGCCACCTAACACCTTGTATAAAGTGGTAAATCAGATACGCTCCTATTATGTGGTGATTGATATCCCTTCTGCCCATGATAATAAAACACTGTTTTTAGCACCGCCACCCAAAGCTAATCAACAAGTCCAACAAACAGCCACAACTACCA ACATTTCAATGCGTCATCATGATGCTTATCCACGCAACTATCATTTCATCCTGGATGAACCTGATAAATGTCCCCAGCAGAATCCATTCCTGGTCTTGATGGTCCCTGTGGCCCCTCATGAGTTGGAGGCTCGAAGCGCCATCCGGAGCACATGGGGAAAAGAGAGCTCTGTCCAGGGAAATGCAGTGATGACTTTGTTCTTGGTGGGCTTGTCTGAAGGAGCTGAAAATGATAAAGTCCAACAGCAGCTACAGGAAGAGAGCCAACAACACCGAGACTTGCTGCAAAGCAACTTCGTCGACACGTACGTCAATCTGACCATTAAGACAATGGTGATCATGGACTGGTTGGCCACTCGTTGCCCTCAAGCATCTTATGGCATGAAGGTTGATTCTGACATATTCTTGAATGTGGAGAATTTGATGACTCTCCTATTAGCCCCCAACACACCCAGACAGAACTACATCACAGGTATTGTGATGTGGAACCGACCAGTCATCAGAAACAAAGACTCAAAATGGTATGTGCCAGAGGAACTGTACCCAGAACCGATTTACCCAACGTACCTGCTGGGTATGGGATATGTTTTCTCCAATGATCTTCCAAAGAAATTAGTTGAAGTTTCCAAGGACATAAAGCCCTTTAACATAGAGGACGCATATGTGGGTGCTTGTCTGAAACGTTTAAGCATTTCACCCTCAAACCCTCCAGACTCTTCTCAATTCAGAGCCTATCTGGGTACGTATAAACGCGAAGAGTTTATGAGGGTCATTACAACAATCCTCAATTCTCCGCAGCAGCTAATAGACTTCTGGCAGGATGTAAAGAGGCTCACTTGA